One window of Candidatus Abyssobacteria bacterium SURF_5 genomic DNA carries:
- a CDS encoding hybrid sensor histidine kinase/response regulator, protein MKTRQDILLLIESDPACAAMIRKLLAGGKRSYRLEWKPQLLGGVEYLKKASVSAVLLNPDLSDSRGRESLDRIQKLNPHVPIVILLDRLDENLVTRLLRRGAQDYILKDELNTDILVRTIRHARERKKAQEALRKSEQRCRRIRRNLEETVEKKAAQLRKAENLASIGRMVSTLAHEIRNPLQTITMAADNLRKVAKDDREAIALVEEIGYGANLLALLVNDLLVYSRQIDLQYSSQPIRAVIEQPLKKLTDDASHVTVRSEIENPDRQIRVDLPKIQLALENLLRNAIESMPTGGILSIGCRFRKRKNEEFVKITITDTGVGMNQEQLSQLDEPFLSTKPLGTGLGFPTAKKIIEAHKGSLKVDSRPGKGTAVQILLPLSAHKI, encoded by the coding sequence ATGAAAACCAGGCAGGACATACTCTTACTGATAGAATCCGACCCGGCATGTGCGGCGATGATTCGGAAACTGCTTGCAGGCGGCAAGAGATCATACCGCCTGGAGTGGAAGCCGCAACTCCTCGGCGGCGTTGAGTATCTCAAAAAGGCGAGCGTGTCGGCCGTTCTGCTTAATCCCGACCTCTCGGACAGCCGCGGGCGCGAGTCTTTGGACAGAATACAGAAGCTCAATCCGCACGTTCCCATCGTTATCCTGCTTGACAGACTCGATGAAAACCTTGTCACGAGACTCCTTCGGAGGGGAGCGCAGGATTACATTTTGAAGGATGAGTTGAACACCGACATCCTTGTTCGCACTATTCGTCATGCCAGAGAACGAAAAAAGGCGCAAGAGGCTCTCCGCAAATCCGAGCAGCGGTGCCGCCGAATTCGCCGGAACCTGGAGGAAACGGTGGAGAAGAAGGCGGCGCAATTGCGAAAGGCTGAGAACCTGGCTTCGATCGGACGGATGGTTTCAACTCTTGCTCATGAAATCAGAAATCCCCTTCAAACGATAACGATGGCCGCCGATAACCTGCGCAAGGTGGCAAAGGATGATCGAGAAGCTATTGCCCTCGTCGAGGAAATCGGCTACGGCGCGAACCTGCTCGCCCTGCTGGTGAACGACCTGCTCGTATATTCCAGGCAGATCGATCTGCAATATTCCTCTCAGCCAATCCGCGCCGTCATCGAACAACCGTTGAAGAAGCTGACAGACGATGCCTCTCATGTGACGGTTCGGTCTGAGATTGAAAACCCTGACAGGCAAATCCGGGTTGATCTGCCAAAGATTCAACTCGCTCTCGAGAACTTGCTTCGAAATGCTATAGAATCAATGCCGACGGGCGGCATCCTTTCGATTGGCTGCCGCTTCAGAAAAAGAAAAAACGAAGAATTCGTCAAGATAACCATCACGGACACCGGCGTCGGGATGAATCAGGAGCAACTGTCGCAGTTGGACGAGCCGTTCCTCAGCACCAAACCTCTCGGAACGGGGCTGGGCTTCCCCACCGCAAAGAAAATCATCGAAGCTCATAAGGGAAGTCTGAAGGTCGACAGCAGGCCCGGGAAAGGCACTGCCGTTCAAATACTACTGCCTCTGAGCGCTCACAAAATCTAG